From Pseudorca crassidens isolate mPseCra1 chromosome 7, mPseCra1.hap1, whole genome shotgun sequence, a single genomic window includes:
- the NINJ1 gene encoding ninjurin-1 isoform X2 yields the protein MDSRPEEYELNGDVRPGSLGSPDASPPRWGRNQPINMNHYANKKSAAESMLDIALLLANASQLKAVIEQGPGFAFFIPLVVLISVSLMLQIGVGVLLIFLVRYDLNNPAKHAKLDFLNNLATGLVFIIVVVNIFITAFGVQKPTMDMAPRQ from the exons ATGGACTCGCGACCCGAGGAGTATGAGCTCAATGGCGACGTGCGCCCGGGCTCGCTTGGCTCCCCGGACGCCTCG CCACCCCGCTGGGGCAGGAACCAGCCCATCAACATGAACCATTATGCCAATAAGAAGAGTGCGGCCGAGAGCATGCTGGACATCGCACTGCTGTTGGCCAACGCCTCCCAGCTGAAGGCTGTCATCGAGCAGGGCCCTGGATTCGCCTTCTTCATCCCCCTGGTGGTCCTCATCTCCGTCTCCCTCATGCTGCAGATTGGTGTGGGCGTGCTGCTCATCTTCCTTG TCAGGTATGACCTCAACAACCCTGCCAAGCATGCCAAGCTGGACTTCCTCAACAATCTGGCCACCGGCCTGGTCTTCATCATCGTCGTGGTCAACATCTTCATCACTGCCTTTGGCGTCCAGAAGCCCACGATGGACATGGCACCCCGGCAGTAG
- the NINJ1 gene encoding ninjurin-1 isoform X1: MDSRPEEYELNGDVRPGSLGSPDASDLIPRPPRWGRNQPINMNHYANKKSAAESMLDIALLLANASQLKAVIEQGPGFAFFIPLVVLISVSLMLQIGVGVLLIFLVRYDLNNPAKHAKLDFLNNLATGLVFIIVVVNIFITAFGVQKPTMDMAPRQ; the protein is encoded by the exons ATGGACTCGCGACCCGAGGAGTATGAGCTCAATGGCGACGTGCGCCCGGGCTCGCTTGGCTCCCCGGACGCCTCG gACTTGATTCCTAGG CCACCCCGCTGGGGCAGGAACCAGCCCATCAACATGAACCATTATGCCAATAAGAAGAGTGCGGCCGAGAGCATGCTGGACATCGCACTGCTGTTGGCCAACGCCTCCCAGCTGAAGGCTGTCATCGAGCAGGGCCCTGGATTCGCCTTCTTCATCCCCCTGGTGGTCCTCATCTCCGTCTCCCTCATGCTGCAGATTGGTGTGGGCGTGCTGCTCATCTTCCTTG TCAGGTATGACCTCAACAACCCTGCCAAGCATGCCAAGCTGGACTTCCTCAACAATCTGGCCACCGGCCTGGTCTTCATCATCGTCGTGGTCAACATCTTCATCACTGCCTTTGGCGTCCAGAAGCCCACGATGGACATGGCACCCCGGCAGTAG